GGTGAACGGCTTTGTGGTTGACGCATTGTTCTGCACCATTACAAATGCCAATTTTGATGATGAAAGCATTTTGAAGCGGGTGGATAAAGGCATTGTTCTGCGCAACCGGTTAATTGAAGAGGCGAAAAAGAACCGGATATTTCTGCCTGAATCGGATGAACTGGTTTGGCAGGGTACACGTGATGAATATGCCGAAAAAGCTGCGACTGTGGGGATAATGCGCGAGCCGGATGAAGACCTCAGGTCATTGAAAGAATTGTTGACTTATGGGTTGAAAGGTTTGGCGGCCTATCTGGAACATGCCATGCGGCTGGGATTCAATGATGACGGTATCCATGCATTTGTACAGCATGCATTGGCTGCTGTTGCTTGTGGCTCCCTCTCCGCAGATGAGTGGGTGCGGCTGGTACTTGAAACCGGAGAGTATGGCGTAAAGACTATGTCATTACTGGATGCTGCGAATACTCGGACTTATGGCAATCCTGAGATTACGAAAGTAAACATAGGTGTGAAAAATCGCCCGGGTATTTTGATTAGCGGACACGACTTGAAAGATATGGAGGAACTGCTGAAACAAACGGAAGGTACGGGAGTGGATGTCTATACACATGGTGAGATGCTGCCCGCTCACTATTATCCCGCATTCAAGAAGTATCCCCATTTCGTGGGTAACTATGGCAATGCCTGGTGGAAACAGCGTGAAGAATTTACTTCTTTCAATGGCCCTATCCTGTTTACAACCAATTGCATTGTTCCTCCTTTGACAAATGCCGTATATAAAGAAAGAATGTTCACTACAAACTCTGCCGGCTATCCGGGATGTAAGCATATTGAAAAGGATGCGGAAGGTAAAAAAGATTTTTCCGGAATCATAGAAATGGCCAGACAATGCCAGCCGCCTACGGAAATTGAACGTGGGGAAATTGTCGGTGGTTTTGCGCACAATCAGGTTTTGCTGCTTGCCGATAAGATTGTCGATGCGGTGAAAACCGGGGCTATCAGCCGTTTTATCGTAATGGCGGGCTGCGATGGGCGGATGAAGAACCGTGACTATTATGCGGAATTTGCGAGGAAATTGCCTCATGATACTGTAATACTGACTGCCGGCTGTGCCAAATACCGCTATAACAAACTTGGACTGGGAGATATCAATGGTATTCCGCGTGTGCTGGATGCCGGACAGTGCAATGACAGTTATTCATTGGCGGTGATTGCTTTGAAACTGAAAGAAGTATTCCGTTTGAATGATATAAATGAGTTGCCCATCGTATATAACATTGCCTGGTATGAGCAGAAGGCTGTGATTGTTTTGCTGGCTCTGTTAAGCCTGGGGGTGAAGGAAATTCATTTAGGTCCCACATTGCCTGCCTTTCTATCTCCCAATGTGGCCAAAGTATTGGTCGAAACATTCCATATTGCCGGTATCGGCAGTGTAGAAGATGACTTGAAGAAATTCGGGCTTGCTTCCTGAACTGACAGAAATATCCTTTAGAGTATGTAATCGGCAGTTTGTGCTTTCACAAATTGCCGATTACTTCTTTTATGGTTTCTTTCGTTCCGCAGAAAGGTCCGTGCAATTGCAGCTTGATGGTGCACATGGCGGCCGCATAACATCCGGCTTCCCGGTAAGAAGCGCCTTGGTTGCGCATGTACAGGTATCCTACCATATAAGTATCACCACATCCGGTAGCATCCACAATCTGGAGTGCAGGATAGGCGGGAATTTCATGGAATTGTCCTTTTGAGTAAATCAGCGAACCTTTGTCTCCCAATGTCAAAAGCACTTCTTTTACTCCCCAGTCCGCGATCAGAAGTGCGGCTTCATACGGTTCTGTACATCCGGTGAGAACTTCCATCTCTGCTTCATTGGCTTTCAGTATGTGGATGTATTTCAATGCCTCTCTTTTTTCTTGCCAATCTATCGGCAATACCTGCTCATTATCTACTTTTCTGAGAAATCCCTGCACATCTACGGAAAGGAGTGCTTTACCGGACAGATACTTAATAATATCCAAAGAGAAATCATCGGCAAGCAAGCTGCCCAAATGGATTATCCGTGCATCGATGTCTCGCAATCCTTCTATAGTGAATGGATCGGCTTTTGCTGTGACACGCTGTATCCGTTCATTCTGGTTTTCCCCGTAAATGTTTTCAAAGCAGACGGAACGGGCACTTGGCAGCACTTTTACATCAATACCTTCTTTTCTTATTTCTTCTACAACATTCATGTCGGAATCAGCCAAAGCCGTTACCAACAGAAAGCCGTCGGCATTCAAATGCTTGATGGCATGGGCGAAATAAAAAGATGTGCCTCCAGGCATATATACGGAATTGTGAGGGGTGACTATTTTATCTTGAGTGATGTATCCGATGCAACATAAGCTATGCGTACTCATATTTTATTATATATTCGTTTGTAAATTCTTGATATTTGCTGCAAAGATAGTCATTTAATTTGAAACTGTGGTTGAGGTAATAATATCTGTAATTCGTATAAGTTTAAGTTGAGAAGAATGTGGTATCTTCGCATAAATTAATATAATGTGTGACAATGAATTTGAAAAGGAGAAGAATAGTTGTGGTAACAGGTATTGTAGTGAGTGTTATAGCCGTCGCGGCTATTGTGGGAATTATATTTATCAATCGGCCTGATTTTGGGAGGACGCCTCGTGGAGAACGTCTGGAACGTATCAAAAAATCACCTAATTATAGAGACGGACAGTTTCACAACCTGCATAATACATTGACGATGACTGCCAGGAAAGGTCGGTTGATGGCACTGTGGGATTTTCTGTTTGAGAAACGGGAAGGTTTACGCCCTGAAAAGGAAATGCCGGTCATAAAAACGAATCTGAAGGATATAAAAAGGCACGAAAATGTGTTGGTGTGGTTTGGTCATTCTTCATACTTCATTCAGTTGGATGGAAAACGTATTTTGGTAGATCCCGTGTTTTGCATGGCCTCTCCGGTTTCATTTGTCAACAAACCGTTTAGGGGAACGGAAGTTTACAAACCGGAGGATATGCCGGATGTTGATTATCTCGTGATTACGCATGACCATTGGGATCATTTGGATTATCAGACTGTTGTACAACTAAAGGATAGGATTGGCAAAGTCATTTGTCCTTTAGGAGTGGGCGAGCATTTTGAATATTGGGGATTTGATAAAAGGCGTTTGGTGGAATTGGACTGGTTTGAAGATGCTTTGTTGGATGAAGTTTTTGTGATTCATTGCTTGCCAGCCCGCCATTTTTCCGGACGTTTTCTGAATGGCAATCAGTCGCTTTGGGCATCTTTCCTTATTGAGGCTCCTTCGCAGAATATATTCATGGGAGGTGATGGCGGATATGATACACATTTCTCTAAAATTGGCAGAGATTATCCGCAGATAGATTTGGCTATTCTGGAAAACGGGCAATATGATGAAGATTGGAAATATATTCATACCATGCCCATGTACTTGGAACAGGTTGTCAAAGATTTACGTGCAAGCAGGTATCTGACGGTCCATCATTCTAAATATGCATTGGCAAAACATCTTTGGAATGAGCCATTAGAGAATGTAAAGAAATTGAGAGGTAAAAATTCACTTGATATTTTGATGCCAATGATAGGAGAGGTGGTTCATCTGTAAGTTAAGTCCAATATGGTGAATTCTATCGGAGCACTTTGAAAATATTTCTTTTTAGTTGCTTTTTCTCCTCATATTTGCTATCTTAGAATCGTAATTCTAATTGGGGTAGTAATAAGTCCTGACCCACAGGCAAAGAATATGAGAATACAATTTGAAATTAAAGAAAACTTATCAGAGATTATCAGTGAAATCTTGAATAGTGAGAGGTGGGTGACTATTGTCAAGGAAGACATATCAGGTAGAAAGTTGGTTGTGATTCGTGACCGGAATTATGATTCGGAAGCAACGATAGAAATTTATGCTCGTGAAGTTAGCATTAAAACGGCATGGTCCAGTTATTCTTATCGGTTGTTTATAGTAGGAGACAGCGTTTGGTGCGAATATAATGGTGCTTATCGTGGATTGTTGGAACAAAAGCTGTTGCCTGCCATTACTCCGAAAGAAAGTTTATTGAACTCCGAAGTGCTGGACAGTTCATTATACGGTCATGAAAAGAAAAAGCTTAGGGAATATGCAGAGGATAATGTGAAACTGAAGAAATTCCGTCGTGAGAATTTTAATGAAAACCGTACCGGAGTGGCTTCGTTTGATCACCCCAAAAAGGTGTATGACGAGTTCATTAAAGAAGATTATATTATACCGGCTTCTGAAGAGTGATTTGATTTCTTTTTTGTCTTGCCGGTAATAAAAAAGCAATCAGGCTCTGAAGTCCTAAAGATTCCAGGGCCTAATTGCTTTGTATATTTCTTTGTGACTGTATCTTATTGCACGATTTGTGCGAAGTTCCCAATTTTCCGAATATCTTCTACTATTTGCTCGTCTGTCAGTCTGTTGGCACGGAGTAATTCTTGTACATCATAGCGGTCTACAAACTTTTTACTGGCCCCGTAATTGAGAACTTTCATGTCAGTGGCGGCATAATGGCGGGCAATCTTTTCGCCGAAGCCTCCATCCAACACACCGTCTTCCAAAGTGATGACCAGTTGATGATCTGTCTTCAATCTGTCCATGAGTTCATTGTCTACTCCAGTAATGTAGCGCGGGTTAATGAGTGTAGCGTCAATGCCTGTTTTTTCCTTCAGCAGCGATATGACAGATTGCCCTAATCCAAAGAATGAACCTAAAGCTACGACGGCCACTTTGGAACCGCGATGAACTACTTTGTAACGGTTGAGTTCACTATAATCAGTGTCCACTGGCTCGTTGCAGAAGATAACCTCCATAGCAGGTACACGGATGGCAACAGGGTGCTCATTTTGCCGGATACTCCATTCCAGCATGGCAAGATATTCTTCTTTGCAGGTCGGCGCCAGATAAACCATATTGGGGATGTTGCTTATGAGTGGAATATCGAAGAAGCAGAGGTGAGTGACATCATTCATGGAAGATAAAGAGCCCCAAAAAATCAATAGAACTGCCGGGTTGTTGTTGATGCAAAGATCTTGTGAAAGCTGATCGTATGCGCGCTGGATAAAAGTGCTATATACCCCATAAACAGGCTTTCCTCCATTGGCAGCGATACCAGAAGCCAGTGCCACGGCATGTTCTTCGGCAATGCCGACATCAACGAACTGTTTACCTGCTTTTTGGCGACGGTCGAGCGTGAAGCCCATAACGGTGGGAGTGCCGGAGGTGATGCCTACAATACGCCGGTCTTCTTGCATCTTTTCCAATAAGTAACGGGCTGTTATATCTGCATAGTCTTCCACATCACCATAATCTTCCTTTAGCTTTCCTGTTTCTGTATTGAACGGAGCGCGCCAGTGATAAGCCTCTTTATCCTTCTCAGCAGGTTTATATCCCTTGCCTTTCAGTGTATTGATGTGCACTACTATGGGATGACTGATGTCTTTTACGGCAGAAAAAGCTTTGACTAAAGTTTCCACATTGTTCCCTTCTGCCACATACATATAATCCAGCCCCATGGCACGGAAAAAGTTGCATTCACACTTTCCGTTACTTTCGCGCAATTCTTGCAAATTGCGATATAAGCCGCCGTGATTTTCGGCAATGGACATTTGATTGTCATTGATGATGATAATCATATTCGTGCCGAGTTCTGCTACATAGTCCAGAGCTTCAAATGCTTCACCGCCACTTAGTGAGCCGTCACCTATCACGGCTATGATATTTTCATTTTCTCCATTTAGATCTCGTCCCTTGGCCAATCCGCTTGCCAGACTGACAGAAGTGGAAGTATGTCCGATGACAAAGAAGTCGTGTTCGCTTTCTTGCGGTTCGGAGTATCCGGATACTTCATCGTATCTATTGGGGTAGATGAATGCATCTTTACGCCCGGTCAGCATTTTGTGCACATAGCTTTGGTGCGAAACATCGAATACTATTTTATCATTTGGTGAATCGAATACATAATGTAGAGCGATAGTTGCTTCTACCATTCCAAAGTTTGGGCCGAAGTGTCCGCCATGTTTGCTTAATTTTTGTAGCAGGAATGTGCGGATTTCACAACTTAGTTCATTTAATTCTCCAAACGATAGTTTCTTTACGTCGGCAGGTGAGTAAATATTTTCCAAATACATATTAATTGTTTTTTAATGATTATTTTTGATTATAGTTGCAAAGATACAGTCGATTGGGCAACTGGCTTGTATATGTATTACTGATTGTATAACCCATATTACTTTTTATGATTATGAGGAAAAGCTGTTTGAGAGATAATTTGGAGGAGAAAGGAGATATTGAAAGTAAGTATGAGGTGTCGCAAGGTGATTTTACCTCTTTTTTTTGATTTTTATATTTATAAAAAATATATTTGCCTTTCATTTCAACAAAATAATTTCATAATTTTCTAATGAACTCTCTTAACGAACAAGAAAAGAAAAAGAAATTCGAACAGTTCTTTATTGCTAATTTTCCGAAAGCTAAAGCATTTGCGTGGAAAATTCTGAAGTCTGAGGAAGATGCGGAAGATATCGTACAAGATGTGTTCGTCAAGCTATGGGATAATCCGGAGATATGGGAGCATCGAGAATTGTGGAGCAGTTATGTTTATGCGATGGTTCGTAATGCCATTTTTAATTTTTTAAAGCATAAGTCAGTAGAATGCAACTATCGGGAACTGGTAGCACAGGAAAATATTTCTATTTTTGAAATAGATATTCATGAGCAGATATATGCAAAAGAGA
Above is a window of Bacteroides helcogenes P 36-108 DNA encoding:
- the hcp gene encoding hydroxylamine reductase, with product MEKNMFCYQCQETAKGIGCTLKGVCGKESHTAQAMDLLLFVVRGISVVADAMRKADYPVPEEVNGFVVDALFCTITNANFDDESILKRVDKGIVLRNRLIEEAKKNRIFLPESDELVWQGTRDEYAEKAATVGIMREPDEDLRSLKELLTYGLKGLAAYLEHAMRLGFNDDGIHAFVQHALAAVACGSLSADEWVRLVLETGEYGVKTMSLLDAANTRTYGNPEITKVNIGVKNRPGILISGHDLKDMEELLKQTEGTGVDVYTHGEMLPAHYYPAFKKYPHFVGNYGNAWWKQREEFTSFNGPILFTTNCIVPPLTNAVYKERMFTTNSAGYPGCKHIEKDAEGKKDFSGIIEMARQCQPPTEIERGEIVGGFAHNQVLLLADKIVDAVKTGAISRFIVMAGCDGRMKNRDYYAEFARKLPHDTVILTAGCAKYRYNKLGLGDINGIPRVLDAGQCNDSYSLAVIALKLKEVFRLNDINELPIVYNIAWYEQKAVIVLLALLSLGVKEIHLGPTLPAFLSPNVAKVLVETFHIAGIGSVEDDLKKFGLAS
- a CDS encoding PfkB family carbohydrate kinase — encoded protein: MSTHSLCCIGYITQDKIVTPHNSVYMPGGTSFYFAHAIKHLNADGFLLVTALADSDMNVVEEIRKEGIDVKVLPSARSVCFENIYGENQNERIQRVTAKADPFTIEGLRDIDARIIHLGSLLADDFSLDIIKYLSGKALLSVDVQGFLRKVDNEQVLPIDWQEKREALKYIHILKANEAEMEVLTGCTEPYEAALLIADWGVKEVLLTLGDKGSLIYSKGQFHEIPAYPALQIVDATGCGDTYMVGYLYMRNQGASYREAGCYAAAMCTIKLQLHGPFCGTKETIKEVIGNL
- a CDS encoding MBL fold metallo-hydrolase is translated as MNLKRRRIVVVTGIVVSVIAVAAIVGIIFINRPDFGRTPRGERLERIKKSPNYRDGQFHNLHNTLTMTARKGRLMALWDFLFEKREGLRPEKEMPVIKTNLKDIKRHENVLVWFGHSSYFIQLDGKRILVDPVFCMASPVSFVNKPFRGTEVYKPEDMPDVDYLVITHDHWDHLDYQTVVQLKDRIGKVICPLGVGEHFEYWGFDKRRLVELDWFEDALLDEVFVIHCLPARHFSGRFLNGNQSLWASFLIEAPSQNIFMGGDGGYDTHFSKIGRDYPQIDLAILENGQYDEDWKYIHTMPMYLEQVVKDLRASRYLTVHHSKYALAKHLWNEPLENVKKLRGKNSLDILMPMIGEVVHL
- a CDS encoding 1-deoxy-D-xylulose-5-phosphate synthase, translating into MYLENIYSPADVKKLSFGELNELSCEIRTFLLQKLSKHGGHFGPNFGMVEATIALHYVFDSPNDKIVFDVSHQSYVHKMLTGRKDAFIYPNRYDEVSGYSEPQESEHDFFVIGHTSTSVSLASGLAKGRDLNGENENIIAVIGDGSLSGGEAFEALDYVAELGTNMIIIINDNQMSIAENHGGLYRNLQELRESNGKCECNFFRAMGLDYMYVAEGNNVETLVKAFSAVKDISHPIVVHINTLKGKGYKPAEKDKEAYHWRAPFNTETGKLKEDYGDVEDYADITARYLLEKMQEDRRIVGITSGTPTVMGFTLDRRQKAGKQFVDVGIAEEHAVALASGIAANGGKPVYGVYSTFIQRAYDQLSQDLCINNNPAVLLIFWGSLSSMNDVTHLCFFDIPLISNIPNMVYLAPTCKEEYLAMLEWSIRQNEHPVAIRVPAMEVIFCNEPVDTDYSELNRYKVVHRGSKVAVVALGSFFGLGQSVISLLKEKTGIDATLINPRYITGVDNELMDRLKTDHQLVITLEDGVLDGGFGEKIARHYAATDMKVLNYGASKKFVDRYDVQELLRANRLTDEQIVEDIRKIGNFAQIVQ
- a CDS encoding RNA polymerase sigma-70 factor — translated: MNSLNEQEKKKKFEQFFIANFPKAKAFAWKILKSEEDAEDIVQDVFVKLWDNPEIWEHRELWSSYVYAMVRNAIFNFLKHKSVECNYRELVAQENISIFEIDIHEQIYAKEIGLLVKLALNDMPRQRKRVFVMSRKGGMSNQEIAERLKLSVRTVERHIYLALQDLKKIILIALFLFFR